The Candidatus Neomarinimicrobiota bacterium nucleotide sequence TATATTCTGTAAAAGCTTTCACAGCGCCTGTGGGTTCGCCGTCCGTAAAAAAGTAAAGCGGTCTTGCGATAGGATACGAACCGTCCATCACCGCAGCTCCTGACGGAATAACCGGTTCGGAATCATCTCTTTTTTTTACCAAAAGAGTTTTCACACTTTCTCCCGCATGCGCCGCGAAGCCGAGTCCCACATATCCCACAGCTGTTTCTCCGCCGCTTACTTCCTGAATGATTGAAGACGATGAAGGCAGCAGCAGCGATGAAGCTGCGTAATCCTGTTTCTCAAGCACGAACTCCTGAAAGAATACAAAAGTGCCGGAATTCGATTCCCGTGAGAGTATGACAATCTTGCCATCCGAACCGCCCACTTCACTCCAGTTAGTGGTTTTGCCTGTGAATATCCCTTTAAGCTGCGCTAAGGTGAGCTCCGAGACAGGGTTGGATGAATTCACCACAAC carries:
- a CDS encoding PstS family phosphate ABC transporter substrate-binding protein; the encoded protein is MTKSYINNFFFMLILLFAVIFAGCGKGDRGNKSLNTVTIKGSDTMVHLVSTWAEAFMTANPEMQISVTGGGSGTGIAALLNGTTDLAASSRDIKPKEVELGKGKGLDIFQTPVALDGIAVVVNSSNPVSELTLAQLKGIFTGKTTNWSEVGGSDGKIVILSRESNSGTFVFFQEFVLEKQDYAASSLLLPSSSSIIQEVSGGETAVGYVGLGFAAHAGESVKTLLVKKRDDSEPVIPSGAAVMDGSYPIARPLYFFTDGEPTGAVKAFTEYILSEAGQRIVTEVGYVPISGM